The DNA window CCACATGTTATGGTTTCCACAGGATTTTTCCATTAACCACTGCGGGTCATGAATGcaattttatttgaaatagctaTCCTGACCCGCCATGCACCGCGCGCCGTTTCAAGCCTCTCCATAATGCAAGGGGCGGcgcctgggtacgagactgGAAATGGACTATTAATATAAGCGTTCTTTTACCTGAATGTGCACGTTGCTTAGCAACTGAGCTAACTCACACGCCTCCTCATCCGGCTGCGCCAGGTTACCAAGCGTATCTAAAACCTTGAGGAAAAGACGTTCTCTAATTCAATTCAGTCTGCATATTGAATATCTGTCGCCCCAAAGGGGATGTAGCGTAGTAGAGCCTTTAATCCAACATAGAAATGTCAAGTCTGATAATATGAatctttttctttgtcttgttttttttttttttttttttttttacctgggTGGCCATTTCGCTCGCATTTTCTCTCTCAATTGTATTCCGGTAGATGTCTTTCGTCGATACCGATGTGTGCAcctgaattttaaaataaaatgctaTAATTCTATTATCCACAATTCATATCTCTGTGTGAcgaatacatttttttcatatcaCTTGTCGCTCTTCAAAGCACAAACGTTTTAtctaacaaaacaataaactgTCCAtgctttcatatttttttactagatTTGCGATTTGGTTTATGATTTGAAAACTGTATTTACGAACACCTGAAGATATTAGCTTGCATTACCTGAATTTATTTACAAGATTAGTTAAGAAAACCTAAAAGAGTCCCCTTAAATTAAACAACAATTTAAAGccaacaacacaaaaaatatcaatGTTTAGACAGCTTCACCAGTCCTACAAATTTACAACATTTCATTGCGGTTTTCAACACTCaaagataatgataataaatacGTTTTCATACCGGTATTAGCTTGAACCTTCTTCCCGATGCGTTCAATTGAAGACTTACAAACGGCATTATTATACAATACTGTACTTTGATGAGATGATTTTCCAATTGAAGAGgctttttaaatttgtttgGAGATTTCTAACCTTAAACAAGTTTTTAAACTCCTGACTGTGGAAGTAACTGCTTAAAAACCTGAAGTCATCTTTGCTGTTTTCCAATTTGCCTCGGATTTCCTCAAGGCATGAAATTAAACGCTGGAAAGCTGTGAATAAAGCAAAAATGGCGCCTCAATGACCAAGAAATATAGGACTTAAATCGCACTTGAAATATTCCAAATAGCAATTGAAAATGTCTTTGTCAGATCCATCGAGGGTGAAGGGAGGTTTCATATATATTATACCATTAAAACTACTTAAACCTATGACGTCAAGTTCGCATCAATACAAATTATATTATCATACAAGTATTATATACAAAACAACGCACCAATAAACTCCTTTTATTCTAATTTTGTACTATTTATGTAGAATTTTTGGCATGATACACACAATTATCATATAATTGACTGTTAGTGTACTCTGGCCTAAAAGCTCCTAATGGTTTGATTCAAGAAACCGGATTCTTCGTTTAGTTGTTCTGCTGTTTTTGGGAGGCGTAGGTTTCTCTTGATCATTTCCATGTATTTACATTTAACGGTTTGGTGATAACCTTACTATTAAAGCAAGGATGACGTTTTAGTAAATGaagtttaaataaaacaaaaccataCAGAAAAAGCCAATTACAGAACGAAAAAACAAAGTGAGTATTGAAATAGAAATGTGAGAAGTAAGGGGCCTTCGAGAGCTTTTACACAAAATATTAGGTATCCAATCGAAAAATGAATACATACACGGCAGAAGCAaaaaaagggggaggggaggggtattaaaaataatccgcacaccaaaaaaaaactatcaatAGCGAAAAGTTCCGGATTTGAGAGCCCAGCGAATTGCTGCCGGATTAGAAAACGTTCTTGGTTTTCCAAATAACCTACTAGTGTAATTTGACTAAACAATTTTTCCTTTCTTCATCACGGTCATGAGTTTGTGGCCCATAAGGCTCAAGGCAGCACGAATATCGGGCACTAAATAACCTACCGGGTATCGTTAAAAACGTACCCGCGAAATGGCGCCAAGCCAATATTTTACACCCCGCGAAATATTCCAGCCCAATTTAGATGTCATTGTAGCTAAATTTATATTGACATAACTTGTGTGTAGTTCTTATCTTTCTCGGTAAAATGTATTTACTAAGGAGCCATTGGAATTTGGTGAGCATATGCATACTATTGTGTATTTGTCACAAACCTTCACTCATTCTCGACGTGAAAATAGTAGTGTGAAATAAGAATTAAAATCCGAGGTTTTGCAAAATATAgatgtttatgttttttttaacttcacaaaaaaaaaacagtatacgcCAAGGCAGATCGGCTTAATTATACGACTATCCGGGAGTATGGTCCATCCGACTTCATCGAAATAAACAATTTTGTTATAAATAGCATTTAATTGTCGTTTCGCCCTAAAAGATGCTTTTATAGATGCTTTTAGCAACATCAAGGCAGTCCACGTCTACGCTTTATTTAGATTTCTAGGTAGTTAACTCTTACCCCAAGAGCACGCAGATGTGCGCATATCTTTAAAACTAATGACCTCTATCCATTTGACTCAAatcaaatagcattttttaCTATATCGtcatgaaaaaatgaataaaacctTTTAACGCagtataaaattaaaaaaaattattttggatTCCAGACCAATTTGCATAGTGTTAAATTTTCGCTGTGTGTGGTGCCTACTTCGTTTAGTGCAATTGAAATTAACAGAAAATGACTCTGAGATTCAAGAGATAACATCATTCACTTGTTATTCAACTCATCAAAGTCCTGACAGAAATTTGTAAAAGTTTTAGTAATCATCAAAAGTGGCTTATACTGTTGTGTATAGGTGTAATGCTATTTCGGAAAACCTTTCATGATTACCCTAGTTCATTAATTTCTGTCGGCGtttgtttataaaaaagaaCGCAATCTTTGCTTTGCAAAGACCCTTTAAAGACTCTGAATAAGAAAAGGCTCAATTTTAACTGTACAATAAAAGGACCTTTCTATGTTTCACCTTTCTATGTTTTAGTGTGTTAGGCTAGCTGTGTATAAGCTATGTACATTCGTTCCGTGCGCAAGTATATTCGTATGAGTTTGTTGTTGTCAGCTTTACTTACAAGGATCCGGAATTGAAGCCATTTATCTTTCCCGACTCTTCAGGACCCAAAACCTACTGAgacataattgcaaaaataGGACTTCTGTTCCTATGATTCATCTGTAAGCCATATTATTAACAACAACGCATCTATGCCCCGCTTGGGTTAACCTCGAGACAAACATTGAAAGTCCAATCTATCAAACGACGTTGGTGAGCAAATAGACGCGAGTGTTAAACGGGCCTGCAAATACAAACAAATGAAAACGCGTAGCAAAATTGATTTAATAACTCCATTGCGGACATTTCCATCACTTTATTATTATGTCTTTAGAATGCAAAGCCGCTCTGCATATCGGAAGGTTTTATCTCTTCTTTTCTTGGCTCATTTCCTATCGGTTACAAGACGAACACAaatgattttgttttcaatttataAATAATTATGAAAAAGGCAGAAAAAACAACTATTATCATTCAAGCTTTAGTGTCCTATGCATTATCCAGAATTATTAAATATGGAGCATAGGGTCCCCAAATTGAACCTGCTTTCTAGTTTTAATTAGTTCTGACGTACGGAAAAGCCTAATGACCGAGCAGCCAATTTTCTGGCGTTTTGttcgggaaacctgtggtcgGTTGTAAGGCAAGAAGAGCTGGGGAGAGCCGAACCAGGATAGGGGATGTGGTGGaggaggtcacatgatcaacCAAAGGGAAACCGATACACAACAGAACCAGCCCCACGCCccctaacaacaacaactaaacTAGGCACAGATAGTCGAGGATAACTTTAAACGTTTTCGAAAATAAATCAGGGTTTTGGGTCTGAAACCAAAGCCCATTTTTTCCAGTTCAGAATTAACACGGCCGTTATTCaacgttttttttacagtttaaAGCCGTGCCGTAATGTCTCTTCCTACCACGGTTCTGCCACGTAGTTTACCAGTATGTTAGAAGTGTTACCATTAGATGTGTTTAGTTTCGTGGCATTTTTCAACTCAACTGTGTCACATGAATGTTTGATCAGATTGATAAAAACATCACACTTCTTAAACTCTAAATTGCAGTTCTTGATTTCAATCAAAATACTTGAAATCTCCTTAACAGAACTGAATCCTCAAAATTATTATGTTGCGTTCTTTCGCTCCCTTTCTTgatatgtttaaaaaaaaaaccctttaaaAGATGAACTGGGGCATCATGTCATGCGTCCTAGATATCCCCATTCCCACATAGACACACACATGTTTCGTTTCTGAAAAATCTTTTGGacaattttcttctttatttttttttttggtaaattaCTTCCTTGGACATTGAAGATTGAATTCAAAAACCACAAGCAAGCATTAAAATGCAATAATTCAGTTAACGTAGTTCACTAATGAAAACTACACAGCTTATTTTGTCACCTGTTTCTTCTCCAAGCTGATCGTATGCAGGGAGGCGGACCTTGGCGACCCCACTACACATCGACCTCCTACAGGTGTGCCGCGTCTATTTGTAAGGTAAGACAAGCGTCTTTTATCGTTATCGTTAAATCAAATCAATCTATTTACAATCATCTATATTGAACAGTAATAACCTATGTACCTCTAGAAATAAGAGGCTTATTGGCTTGGGTGTTAAATTTGCTGGCAGGTAGTCGGCGAGTTAGACTGGTCGCATACTGTTTGAAAATAGCTAAAGAGCTATGGTCATTAACCGAGAAGCAGGTATCTCTTTCCATCCTTAGGAAATTTGTGTTTTTGCCAGCTAAGTGGTAATCTTGGTGGTTTATACTTTGTAAAAAATGCGCGCAAAAGTTTATAAAACATCATCAATTTTAAATACTTTTAACTTTCGTCTGTGCGAAAAATGTTATATAGGTTTTCGTGAACTTTAGCTACAGATTTGAAAAAGCCACGGGTTGGGCCCCCTTAAAAACGAGGTCAACGTAACCAGGCGCGAGAACGCGGCGGATCAAGACCtgtgggggtaggggtagggagAATATATACTTTCTCTTCTCTTTATATCACTTACTATATCTAATACTTGCTGGCACGTCATCTTCGTTGATTTAgaaacagaaaataaaaactgaaCTTTTTCTTTCCTGTTTTACTCTTGACGCTCAGATTACCATTTACTTGCTTTTTTCCAGAGTTATATAATCGTTAATAATTCAATTAATATTGCCAACGGAGCTAAAATGCTATAACGAAATAATTCTTTCAATGgttggaaaaaataaatgcatcTGTTGAAAATGCTGCACTTAATAGAGactgttgtttttctttaggCCGAGGATAGATTAAAAACATGTATCTCACAAATAGGATGTTCTGCCAATTGAACGTTAAAGAATATTTCGGATGTCGTTTAAGAgttaaataaattttgttgCAATTAGGTGGAGGTTTGGCTATggaattttgtttttactgatttattgattatttgcTTTACTCAGCTGTTACAAATTATTTGATGGTAACAAGAAGTGCCAGTCACCACATCACCATGGCAACATTCTCTCTACTCCTTGTGCTAGTGGTTCTCCCGGCAGCCATCCCGACCAGTGTGTCAGTGGATGAGGTCACTTCCTGTCCTGTGGATAAGTACATCAATGGCTGCAGTGTTCCTGGGGATTTGCCGTTCTTCTACAAGAAGACATTCACACCAGCATGTCGAATGCACGATGTCTGTTACCGATGTGTAAGACTTCATGCCATACTTGTCTAAGCCTTGTATCGACTTGTACTTGTACgaacatgacggaaaaacatgacatgatgCTTTAAATAAGCCAatttcacatctaataaggcagaaaattcccctaagtacttagtgagtaatagcaaacaaaatatcaaatgcgacttttttcaaatgaatgcgactttttgtaaaaagtgtcattgaaatttgtgCTTATCGCCCATGAGcacatacatagcgcaaggatgatcaagaaaaaaatatcttaaaaagccaaaatctgggtatgtgcattttcGGCCTCAagttttgtgttttaaaaatcagtccggaatacgAGGAACCGATggacattgtaagaaattgtttttttctttctctatctcggTAGATGATTTTGTAACACTCCAATACTAATAGCTCCGGTCAGTCCAGCCTATCTTCCATTTTTCTGCCTgctcttcttttctttatttctatgATCCTAAGACTTTTCAGATCCGCAGGCCTATAGAGGATCCGCAGACCAACGGACGTCTTTGTTGTTGATTATATTCATAAACTAATCGCCAACGATCCACTTTGGATGTTGCTTTCTGAGGGGTTTCGGTAGAAGATTTTGTAACAATCCAATAATAGCCCCGGTCAGTCCAGCCTACCTTCCTTTTTCTGTCGCCCTTCTTTCTCTATTCCTATGATCCTTAGCTTTTTCAGGTCCGCAGCCTTTAGAGAATCCGCAGACCAACGGACGTCTTTGTTGTTGATTATATTCATAAACTTCTCGCCAACGATCCACTTTGGATGTTGTTTTCTCTAGGTGTGTGACTTATGGGAGTTGGAATAGGGAGGCACCCCCCTCGGCCAAGAATCGCTGAATCCTAGACATTTCGCATATGTGATATTTGTCTGAGCATCACATCCAACCCCAATCCGGGTTACCCACCTGTTTCTAATTAAATGGTGCCCGTCAAGGATGTTTAAGAATCTTTGGGAGTCTTTAGCTTTTATCTTTTGTATTGTAGTTTAACGTGTATGATTGGAAGAAGGATTCCTGCGACGCCGTCTTCAAAGCCAACATGTACAGTCTGTGCAAGGAGAAGTATGGGCCTTCATCTGTTTTCCGTGTCCGCATTTGTCGCCGCGCTGCCGACGGGTATCACCTTGCAGTGGCAAAATTAGGAGGAAGTCACTGGGACAAGTACAAGGATAGTAAATTTGCATGGTGTAATATGCCTTGCGCGGTAAAGATTGGAGACCCTGCTAATACTCTTAATCCTTGAGAATGTCATCAGGCTGACGGAGAATCTTAATAAAATCTACATAAATACATTAAGAAAACGTTTTAGTTTTGATGGTCTGGTACCGAGaaatcttagtttcttttcagggaccttctcaattgactaaagatggtcacagtaactgtttttctcttctgattacaagtcataaagtttacgaagcccctggGGTACGCTCACCTTAATTAAATGCTGTTTTCcaaaaaagaatatattatATCCTTATATGAAAGTATTATATTGCATTTGGGAAAAaggacaatttttggctaaattttctaaGCATAATGTTTTTCATTAGTTTTCTGTTTCTGTCTttccatttttattattattactgttttatttttttgcccgcaaaacagaaataaaataaaaacaaaagcaataaTATGCGCTTATTCTTCCCAACAAAGATGGCTTTGCCAATAATAATACccttgcaaataaaaaaaaataaaaaaaaattagggaCATCTAGATTATCCGGTTAGCAGAGCTCTGTACTCCGTGAACATCTCGCCAAAACTTTTCCGGTTGCAATGCCCTTCTGGCCTTTTGGTTTTCTTCCGGTAAATCAGCTTAAGTCGCTAAATAAGACATTGAGGTCAAAGGACTAACCTTACCATGATCACGTGGTCTGTGAGTGTCAAACACTTTCAatcagaaaacaaatcaaaggCAATTTTCACAGAGATCAAACCCACTGATCAAACATTACCGCTTTCTCGAGCAAGGTAGGTTACGAACGTTTTTAAATTATTCGACCATATACAGTATTTCTGTGTCAGAGAATGTCAAAGAAATGTGCAGAGAATAGGAGCCTCTATATACTAGTTCGATCTAGAGCTACAAGAGTTCACTTCTAACTGGCATGGTCTTTCCTGGTTTCACTTGAACAATTTAAAACCATAAATATTCAGTGGGAACTCTAGGATTTTTTTTCCGGGGCCTGTTATTATAAGCCAAAAAGGGCAAGTGTAATTCTTCTCGTTCCATGGAACCCACGAAACTATGCGTGGTTCCTCCCACTGATACCATCTACTGCCTCCAATTGAGAAATTCTGTGTGTGTATTCTTTCAAATATAACTTATTATTTAAGAGGCATTTGCGCTATGTAAACTGTAATTTAATAAGAAATCAACTCTTGTTTGTGAAGCGACAGGTGAATGAAAGTTCAAAGATGCCGACGACACACGAACACAATTCGCGACCAGTTGCCATGAGAGCGGTTGCTATGATACCATTGCTATTCATGATACTAGCCGCACTCCCGGCGTCCCTCGCGAGCAAAGTGTCCATTGATGTCGTCACATCCTGTCCCGTTGATGCACACATCAATGGCTGCAGCGTCCCCGGCGATCTGCCCTTCTTTTACAAGGAGACGTTTACTCCGGCTTGTCGAATGCACGACGTCTGTTATCGTtgtgtatgtatatatataaatattgtaGGGGACGAGGGGGTGGAACGAGGTTGTTCTCATGTTGTTCAAAGGCTAGGCAGAGTGTTTTAGTTTTTAGGAGACATGGGGGTGGAACGAGGTTGTTCTCATGTTGTTCAAAAACTAGGCAGAGTGTTTTAGTTTTTAGGAGACATGGGGGTGGAACGAGGTTGTTCTCATGTtgttcaaaaacaaaaacactctGCCTTACCCTGGGTAGAGCCTCTCTTCGCTATAAGTCCCCGTCCGGAAAAAATGCTATAACTTCTGAACCATAGCAGCTAAGAGGCTAAAACATGGTTACTTTTCCTAAAACTTATCTGCGGATGTTTTGATGCCATTGACATCTCGAGGAGACTCTCCATGTTAGCATGGCAACCGTGTTTTCACACATAGGTttcccaaaaactaaaaaatagtgaatttttcatattttaacCCTTTTTCTCAGATTTAAATGCCTCTTTTGactttataagtttgtttagGCGACAAGTTTCAAAACAGCGCTTGAATTTTTTACCTCGgatatttggggggaggggtgggggtaaaTTTTGCCCTCTCAAGGCTCGTTGTTAAAAATTTCACTAGATTTACTAGATGGCACGTTATAAGCTAATA is part of the Nematostella vectensis chromosome 13, jaNemVect1.1, whole genome shotgun sequence genome and encodes:
- the LOC5519512 gene encoding uncharacterized protein LOC5519512 isoform X1; protein product: MVINREAAVTNYLMVTRSASHHITMATFSLLLVLVVLPAAIPTSVSVDEVTSCPVDKYINGCSVPGDLPFFYKKTFTPACRMHDVCYRCFNVYDWKKDSCDAVFKANMYSLCKEKYGPSSVFRVRICRRAADGYHLAVAKLGGSHWDKYKDSKFAWCNMPCAVKIGDPANTLNP
- the LOC5519512 gene encoding uncharacterized protein LOC5519512 isoform X2 yields the protein MVTRSASHHITMATFSLLLVLVVLPAAIPTSVSVDEVTSCPVDKYINGCSVPGDLPFFYKKTFTPACRMHDVCYRCFNVYDWKKDSCDAVFKANMYSLCKEKYGPSSVFRVRICRRAADGYHLAVAKLGGSHWDKYKDSKFAWCNMPCAVKIGDPANTLNP